A genome region from Candidatus Neomarinimicrobiota bacterium includes the following:
- a CDS encoding methionyl-tRNA formyltransferase, producing the protein MRIIFMGNPVIANPILKALHKSRHDIVGVVSNAPKPMGRGRILRHTAIGELANELNLNYIPVESLKDNEFQLKLKSLIPDVFVVVAFRILPNSILEIPKVGAVNLHTSQLPKYRGAAPIQHALLNGDSETGITTFLIESKVDTGAILMQKKINIENEDNFGSLSEKMSGLGIKLVMETLNQLEEGSHNPIQQDNDLASPAPKITKEMCAINWNDPVEEIHNMVRAFSPFPGAFTTMNGKRMKIFKSLILDDKYCDDGGKISLLEKNKMAVSCGDGLLELIEIQLEGKRRMSMADCLKGLNVKIGDQIGKL; encoded by the coding sequence ATGAGAATTATTTTTATGGGCAACCCGGTTATTGCCAACCCCATTTTAAAAGCACTCCATAAATCTCGCCATGATATAGTTGGTGTTGTGAGTAATGCTCCAAAGCCAATGGGGCGAGGGCGGATACTCCGTCATACGGCAATCGGCGAATTAGCTAATGAATTAAACCTAAATTATATTCCTGTGGAATCATTAAAAGACAATGAATTCCAGTTAAAATTAAAATCTTTAATTCCAGATGTTTTTGTTGTGGTTGCTTTTCGAATTTTACCCAATTCTATACTTGAAATACCAAAGGTTGGAGCGGTAAACCTTCATACATCACAACTCCCAAAATATAGGGGGGCGGCGCCAATTCAACATGCGTTATTGAATGGTGATTCAGAAACGGGTATTACAACTTTTTTAATTGAATCCAAGGTTGATACTGGCGCGATCCTGATGCAGAAAAAGATCAACATTGAAAATGAAGATAACTTTGGCTCTCTTTCAGAAAAAATGTCGGGTTTGGGTATAAAACTGGTAATGGAGACTTTGAATCAATTAGAAGAAGGGTCACATAATCCTATACAACAGGATAATGATTTAGCCTCACCTGCACCAAAGATTACCAAAGAAATGTGTGCTATAAATTGGAATGATCCAGTTGAGGAAATTCATAACATGGTTAGAGCATTTTCTCCATTCCCCGGCGCATTCACAACAATGAATGGGAAAAGGATGAAAATATTTAAATCTTTAATTTTGGATGATAAATATTGTGATGATGGTGGAAAAATTTCATTATTAGAAAAGAACAAGATGGCGGTTTCATGTGGTGATGGTTTATTAGAATTGATAGAAATTCAGTTAGAAGGAAAACGCAGAATGAGCATGGCTGATTGTTTAAAAGGATTGAATGTTAAAATTGGAGATCAGATCGGTAAATTATGA
- the def gene encoding peptide deformylase translates to MEVIHYGDPILRKVCKPVEDFSSLSNLLDDMFDTMYEESGIGLAANQVGIDMNLFIIDISDIEEEGENIHIFVNGKILESSGESWFEEGCLSIPDVRLDVKRPEFIKFKYQDESGQEHIDEIDGLLARAIQHEIDHLNGVFIVDRVTSTVKMGVGKELKIIEKDAVSKAKDRKAFVL, encoded by the coding sequence ATGGAAGTTATCCATTACGGAGATCCTATTCTCCGAAAAGTCTGTAAACCAGTAGAGGATTTTAGCTCTCTTTCCAATTTATTAGATGATATGTTCGATACCATGTATGAGGAAAGTGGTATCGGCCTTGCAGCCAATCAGGTTGGGATAGATATGAATCTATTCATCATTGATATTTCAGATATAGAAGAAGAAGGTGAAAATATTCATATTTTTGTCAATGGAAAAATTCTGGAAAGTTCAGGCGAATCCTGGTTTGAAGAAGGATGTCTTTCCATTCCAGATGTACGATTGGATGTAAAACGTCCGGAATTCATCAAATTCAAATATCAAGATGAGTCCGGCCAGGAACATATCGATGAAATCGATGGACTATTGGCTCGGGCAATTCAGCATGAGATTGATCATCTAAATGGTGTTTTTATTGTGGATCGTGTTACATCTACTGTTAAAATGGGTGTTGGAAAAGAATTAAAAATTATTGAAAAAGATGCAGTTTCCAAAGCCAAAGATCGAAAGGCTTTTGTTCTTTAA
- the yajC gene encoding preprotein translocase subunit YajC produces the protein MNFIQLFAGGQGAQGGGLIAYLPFVLILGIMYFLMIRPQAKRQKEKQKMLSDLKKGDRIVTIGGIHGTISGFKSKEKTAVILKVDKNTSMTVNKSAIAGFTDKVESTETEAIES, from the coding sequence TTGAATTTCATACAATTGTTTGCAGGTGGGCAAGGTGCCCAGGGTGGTGGACTTATTGCTTATTTACCATTTGTCCTCATATTAGGCATAATGTATTTCCTGATGATTCGTCCCCAAGCGAAACGTCAGAAAGAAAAACAAAAAATGTTAAGTGACCTAAAAAAGGGCGATCGCATCGTGACGATCGGTGGTATCCATGGCACAATTAGCGGCTTTAAATCAAAAGAAAAAACAGCTGTCATTCTTAAGGTGGATAAGAATACCAGTATGACAGTTAATAAATCGGCCATTGCTGGTTTTACTGATAAAGTTGAAAGTACTGAAACAGAAGCGATTGAGAGTTAG